In Deltaproteobacteria bacterium, the DNA window GTAAACATATTTCTTTTAAATAAGTAAACTTTTATACTTAAACTGAATTCCTACCCTGTTGCCGCCCCCGGGCGTGCAGGGCAAACAGGTCTGGCCGGACCGGGAGGCCGTTCTCAAGGATCATCAATAAAATGGGAGTTTTTGTATCATGTTAGCCTCTTCCAAATCGATTAAAAATCCCTATAATATTACAAACAGCGACATTTTTCTCGTCATTCCCGAATGTCTTTATCGGGAATCCAGGTTTTTCAATCCCGCCTTTGGCGGGACTGGATTCCCGTTTTCACGGGAATGACGAATGTGCGCGCTTTCGGGCTTTTTACGAACTTGTCAATATTGAATGTATTAATCGGGGATAGGAATCCAGGTCACGGGTAACCATGTAAAAACACTGGATTCCGGCTTTCGCCGGAATGACGGAATGCAGGTTCCGGCGATTTTTTACGAGATCACCAATATTGAAAAACGGAGTTTTGAGGGGTTGTGTTGCAGATCCGGTCTGGGAATGAAAGAGGTCTTATTCCGCCCCCATAAGGCCAATCTATGAGGGCGTCCCTGATCTTTTCAGAATTTTTATGTAGGATTAAGCCAAACGATTGCGGAAGTATCGGATGGCCTGCTCCAGTCCTTCATCCAATTGGACGCCGGGCACCCAGTTCAAATGATTCCAGGCTTTTTCTATGTCCGGTTTTCGCTGGATAGGGTCATCCTGGGGCAGGGGCTTAAAGACGATCGGGGCTTTTGATCCGATCATGGCTTTGACCTTTTCTGCCAATGTCAGAATGGTAAACTCATTGGGGTTGCCGAGATTGACCGGCCCGATAAACCCATCCTGTTCCATCATGGCGATCAGGCCCCTCACCAGATCGGAAATAAAACAAAAGGATCTGGTTTGCTGCCCTTCTCCATAGACGGTGATGGCCTCCCCGCGCAAGGCCTGAACGATGAAGTTGCTGACCACCCGGCCGTCGTTGACGGCCATCCTAGGGCCGTAGGTATTGAAGATGCGGACAATGCGGATATCCACGGCGTGCTGCCGGTGGTAATCCATCATCAGGGTTTCGGCCACCCGTTTCCCCTCATCATAGCAACCCCGGGGGCCGATGCAATTGACATTGCCCCAATAAGTCTCCTTTTGCGGATGGACCGAAGGGTCGCCATAGACCTCCGAGGTGGAGGCCTGAAGTATCCGGGCCTTGATGTTCTTGGCCAGGCCCAGCATATTCAAGGTTCCCATGACATTAGTCTTGATGGTCTTGACCGGATTGAACTGATAGTGGACCGGAGAAGCCGGGCAGGCCAGATTATAAATCTCATTGACCTCCAGGGTGATGGGGTTAATGATATCATGGCGGATGATTTCGAAATGGGGGTTGTCTCTCAGATGTAAAATGTTGTCTTTTGAGCCGGTAAAAAAATTGTCCAGGCAGACGACGTCATGGCCCTGACCCAATAGCGTTTCACAAAGATGGCTTCCTATAAACCCTGCCCCGCCGGTTACCAGAATCTTTTTCATTCTATTCCCCCTTCTCCGACCCTGTTAGTTTGAAAATAAAATATGTTTTATGAACAGCCGCCCCCGGCTGTTTTCCCTAATAACAGGCGAGGGCGCCTGTTCTACATAATCTTAAGCCCATTTTCATGCTTTGTCAGTGCCCCCCTGGTCCATGAGGGTTTTGTAGTTATTTCATGAGAGGTTCGTTTTGTCAAGTAGATGGTAAATTTTTACCCTTTACCGAAAGAATTTATTGTGTTATTAGATAAATATCTAAATAAAATGACCGGACATTTATGAGTGGTGGAGGTACCTTAACTTGATGGAAAAAATTTTGTTCCCCGAGATGATTGAGAAGCTACCCGATGTTGATATCAATTTCCCCGGAGTTAAAGGAAAATTGTTTCAGGGGAAGGAGATGCAGGCTGTGTTTTTTACGCTCGAAGGACCGGCGGACATTCCGCCCCATGCCCATCAGGCCCAGTGGGGGGTGATCCTGGAAGGGGAAGTTGAAATGACCATCGATGGTCAAACCAGGACATTAAAACAGGGCGACTCTTATTTCATTCCGACCGGGGCGGTACATTCGGCCCACGTCCTTTTCTCTATGAAGGCCCTGGATTTTTTTAGTGAACCGAACCGCTATCAACCCAAAGCAATTTAAGGATAGTTAACCAGAGGAGCACCTCATGGCTATTGCCCAAAAAATAAAAGGTTATATGGAAAATTCCTCATGGATACGGAAGTTGTTGGTGGAGTGTGCACGGCTCATAGCGCGGCACGGGGCGGAGAATGTCTTTGATTTCAGTCTGGGAAATCCCAATCTGGAACCGCCGGCCGCGGTGCACCAGGTCTTGGCCTCGATTATCAATCAACCCCAATCCGGTTTGCATGCCTATATGGCCAATGCCGGTTACGTGGAAACCCGAAAGGCCGTTGCCGGATTCCTATCCAGGGAACACGATCTGGCATTCAGCGAAAACGAGGTCATTATGACCTGTGGGGCCGCCGGGGCCTTGAATGTCTTACTAAAGGCTTTATTGGACCCGGGCGACGAATTAATCGTCCTGGCCCCCTATTTCGTGGAATACCTTTTTTATACCGATAATTTTCAGGGGGTCCCCCGGGTGGTTCAAACCGGACCGGATTTCTCCATCGATATAAAGGCTATCGAGCAGGCTTTGAATCCCAGGACCAAGGCCATCCTGATCAATTCCCCCAATAACCCCACCGGCAAAGTCTATGATGAAACCTCGCTCAAAAAATTAGGGGAACTTTTGGAAGGCTATGGCCAAAAACAGGGGCAGGTCATTTACCTGATCAGCGATGAACCTTACCGGAAGATCGTCTATGATCAGGTTCAGGTGCCCAGCATTTTCCAGGCCTACCGGCAAAGCATCAGTGTCACCTCCTATTCCAAGGACCTTTCCCTGCCGGGGGAGCGGATAGGCTATTTAGCCATCCATCCCCAGGCCCCGGACCGGGAAGAGCTGATGGCCGCCGCTACCTTCACCAACCGCATCCTGGGTTTTGTCAATGCCCCGGCCCTGATGCAGCGGCTTCTCCCGGCTGTTCAGGGTCTGACGGTGGATATCGGGATCTATCAAAAAAAGCGGGATCTTTTTTATCAAGGGCTGACCGGGGCCGGCTATCAGTTGGTCAAGCCCGAAGGGGCCTTCTATCTTTTCCCGCAGTCACCCATTCCCGATGACGTGGCCTTTGTCCAGGCCCTCCAGGAAGAGTTGATCCTGACCGTACCGGGTACGGGATTTGGCAAACCCGGTTATTTCCGAATCGCCTATTGCGTGCCGGACCAGACCATCGAAAAATCCCTGGCCGGGTTTGAAAAGGTTTTTAAAAAGTTCACCTAAATTCCTATACTATCCGGTTAATCCTGTAAATCCTGTCTAATGATTATTGTCTTGTGAAAACAGTCGCCGTAGCCCTGAGTGGCGGAATCGACAGCGCCCTGTCGGCCTATCTCTTGAAAAAAGAAGGGTATCGGGTTATAGGGCTCCATGCCGACTTTGGGTTTTCCCCGGAATCTCCCCTTCCCTGGCTGGAAAAGCTCTGTTCCTTTTTGGACATCCCCCTGGAGGTGCTTCCCTTAAAAGAACCTTTTCAGCAAAAAGTGGTCGATTATTTTATTTCCGAATACACCTTGGGACGGACCCCGAACCCCTGTGTGGTCTGCAACCCGACCATCAAGTTCGGGCTCATGTTTCAAAAGGCCTTAAATCTGGGGGCTGATTTTTTTGCCACCGGGCATTATGCCCGGATTGTTCCGGCCTCCTGGGGCGAAGGCCTGACTATTGCCAGAGGACGGGACAGGGGGAAGGATCAATCCTATTTTTTACACCGCCTTGAGGCTCAAAATCTCCCCCGGATTCTCTTCCCCCTCGGCGACTGGACCAAGGAAGAGGTGAAGGCCTTTGCCCGGGAAATAGGACTTCCCATGAATCCCAAAGGAGAAAGCCAGGATATCTGTTTCCTGCCTCAGGAAGGCTACCGGGAGTTTCTGCTCAAACAGGCCTCTTTAGACCTGAGCCGGTCCGGCGATGTGGTCGACCCGGAAGGGAAAAAGCTGGGAACCCATCGGGGATTATTCGCCTATACGGTCGGACAAAGAAGGGGGCTGGGAATACCGGCGGCCGAACCCTATTATGTGATCCGTCTGGAATCGGACCGCAACCGCCTGGTCATCGGCAATAAAAAGGATCTGGAATCCGCCGGCTGCCGGCTCTCTGATTTTCATTTCTTAAGCCGGCCCCCCGAAATCGACGGCCTGAAAGTTTCGGCCCAGATCCGCTACCGGCATAAACCGGCAGGGGCCATAATCCGGATTATCGATGACCGGAGGGCGGACCTCCATTTTGAAAAGCCGCAAAAGGCGGTCACACCGGGACAGGCCGCAGTGGTTTATCTGGAGGACCGATTAGTGGGAGGGGGCTGGATTGAAGAAACCTGGAAAGAATAACCCGCCGAGGGTGGCGGTCTACACCCTGGGCTGTAAGGTCAACCAGTTTGAATCCGCCTGTCTGGAGGAACGCTTTCAGGACCAGGGGTGGGAGGCCGTCCCCTTCAAAGAAAAAGCCGATCTCTATGTGATTAATAGCTGTGCCGTCACGGCCGAGGCCCAGAGACAATCGGCCCAAATGGTCCGTCAGGTCATCCGAAACCATCCGGAATCCCTGGTCGTGGCCGCCGGATGCGCGGCCCAGATCTTTCCAAAGGAGTATGAAAAAATTCCCGGGCTGGATTATATAACCGGCACTTTTAAAAAACTGGAGGCCCCCTTTAAGTTGCCCTTGCCGGGGAAAAGGCCCTTCCCACATCTTTTGCTGACCCCGGAATCGGAACACACGATAGAAGCCCAATTCCCCAGGCCGGCTCACAGGACCAGGGCCTTTGTGCGCATCCAGGAGGGCTGCAATGCCCAGTGCAGTTATTGTCTGGTGCCCCGGGCCAGGGGGCGGTCCCGGAGTCTTCCGATGAAAGATGTGTTTTCCGGAGTCGAAGTCCTCGCCGGTCAGGGGATCCAGGAACTGATCCTGACCGGCATCCACTTAGGGCAATACGGAGGAGACCTTTCTCCGGCCACCGATCTGGTTTCTCTGCTCGAAGTCCTGCTTCCAGGACACCCCGGGATTTTTATCCGTTTAAGCTCTTTGGAGCCTCAGGAAGTTTCCCCTGCCCTGCTCGGCCTTTTTAAAAAATACCCAAACCTCTGTCCTCATCTGCACATTCCCCTGCAGGCCGGTGAGGATTCCCTGCTGAAAAAAATGAATCGAACCTATTCCACGGAATTTTATGGCCGATTGATCCGGACCGTTCACCGGGAAATCCCTTATGCCGCCATCGGGGCCGACCTGATCGTCGGTTTTCCGGGAGAAGATGAAAGTCTTTTCCAAAAAACCCTGGATTTTATCTCCGGCCTGCCCTTATCCTATCTCCATATTTTCCCCTATTCCCGGAGACCCGGAACCCCGGCCGCCGATTTTCCCAATCCGGTCCCGGAAAAAATCAAAAAAGAACGGCTCCGGATTGTCAGGGCCTTGGACCGGGAAAAGAGGATAGCCTTTATGGAACGTTGCCTGGGACAGATCTTTTCGGCCCTGGTCCTGCAACCGGGCCAGGAAAAGGGCTGGGTCAAGGCCCTCACCGGAAATTATCTGACCGTTTCCATACCGGGAAGGTTTAAACAAAATGAACGGGTCAGGGTCCGGGTGGAAAAGATGGACCCGGCCGGGGGGCTGGTGGGGAAAGGGGTTTAGTTCGAAAATAACCTTCAGGGTTCGGGGGTCAGGGATCAGGGATCAGGGCTGAGTTAGAGAATAAAGTTGCAAGATGCAAGTTTCAGTTTGAAAAACCTTGAACCTATTATATTGCTTCGTGGCGTTCCAGAGGGGCATGAGGGCTTTTCCGCGGGAACCGGTTTACAACCTGGTCCAAATATTTTTATTTATTGACTTCTATTATCGGACTTCTTATAGTTTGATAAAAAACAACTTGTTAGTTATCAGGGAACTTAGAGATGGGCACACAACTGTTAATCGAATTACCGAACAAAGAAGGGGCTCAAGTAGTCTTTCATGCCCTTGAAAGTTATAAGGCCCGTCTCCAAGCCGGCATTGAACGAACCAAACGCCGATTAGGAGAATTCGAACAACGCTATCAGGTTTCCACCGATTATTTCTTGAAGCAAATGGCCGCTGAAGATTTGGCAGAGGGCGATTTGGAATATGTCGAATGGTCAGGCGAGGCTCACCTCTTGAAGAGTTTGGAAAAAGAATTTATAGAGCTGGAACATGTCCATTACAAACTTCCCTAACTCTCATTTGCCTACCAATGCCTTGATGTTCATAAAAATTTGATGTTCAGATATGACAATGCTGCCCACCGGCCCTCTTTATCCCAACCATCCCACAAACATAACACGAACGGGATAAATATTTGCCCAATCCCCAATCTTTTTCAAGTTGTTGATGAGATAATGAGAAGGGAAAAGGAAGGGGATCCTATTGGAAAAACCGGCCGGCAAGAGTAAACCGGATGAAGGGGCGCACTGGATTGAAGAACAGGACCGGGAAATCCACCGGCTCAGAGAGGTCGAACGATCGCTCCGGCGGAAAAACGAACACCTGACGGCCCTGCACGAGACTTCTCTTGGTCTGATTGACCGTCTGGACAAGGAGGAGTTACTGGAAGCCATCCTCCACCGGGCCGCCCGGTTGAGCGGCACGGAGAACGGCTTTATCTATCTCCTCGACCCCGGGGACCGGGAAATGAAAATGCGGGTCGGCATGGGATTTTTTAGAAACCAATTGGGCCGGCGTGTAAAAATGGGTGAAGGCGTGGGCGGTAAGGTCTGGGAAACCAACCAGCCTGTATTGGTCAATGATTATCATCACTGGAAGGACCGGATCAGTGATAAATCCCTCGATGTCCTCCATTCCGTGGTCGGCATTCCCTTAAAAGACGGAGAGCGGTTTCATGGGGTCATCGGATTGGCCAGTGTCAGCCCGGATAAAATATTTCAGGACGAAGACCTGTCCTTTTTAAGAAGATTCGCCGAATTGGCCCTGGTGGCTATCGATAAGGCCCGATTATATGCCGATGTCCGCCGGGAATTGGTCGAGCGGAAATTGACCGAAGAAATTTTGCGGGAGAGCGAAGAACGGTATCGTCTCCTGTTGACCTCTTCTCCCGATCCCATAGTCGTTTATACCATGAACGGGACGGCCACCTATGTCAACCCGGCCTTTGAACAGACCTTCGGATTTTCCGGTGAGGATATCAAGGGCAAACAAATCGATTTCGTCCCCCCCCAAAACCGGCTGGAAACCCGGAAGGCCATCAAAAGGATGCTCAGCGGCAAAAAGATACAACTTTTTGAGACCCGACGTCTGACCAAAGACGGCCGGATATTGGATGTCCAAATCAGCTCGACGGTTTATAAAAACCGTGACGGCCGGCCGGCCGGAAATATTGTCATCCTGCGGGATATCAGCGCCCAGAAACAGGCCGAGCAGGAATTAAAAAAATATCATGACCACCTCGAAGACCGGGTTAAAGAGCGGACGGCCGAATTGGCCAAAATCAATACCCAGCTCAAACAGGAGGTTGAAGAGCGTAAACGGGCTGAAAGGGCCTTGAGAAAAAGAGAGGTGGAACTGAAGGCCCAATCCCATCATCTGGAAGAAGTCAATACCGCCTTAAAGGTCCTTTTAAAAAAAAGGGAAGAGGATAAAAAGGAGCTTGGGGAGAATGTCCTGTCCAATGTCAAGGAACTGATCTCCCCATATATCGACCGGGTTAAAAAAAGCCGGCTCAACCCCAACCAGCAGACCCTGATCGATATCCTGGAGTCCAATCTCAATAATATCATCTCCCCCTTCATCAGCAAATTATCTTCCAAATATTTTAACTTCACCTCCATGGAAATCAAGGTCGCCAATCTGGTCAAGGAAGGCAAAACCAATAAAGACATCGCCGAGCTTCTGCTCCTGTCTAAAAACACGATTTTGTTTCACCGGCACAATATACGCAGTAAACTCAAATTGAAAAATAAAAAAATCAACCTGCGCTCCCATTTGTTGTCTTATGATGAATAGTTGTTTTTACCTGCTATTATCCTACTATTTTATAAACTTGACAGGGGCTCGAAATTTAGTTACCCATAGACCATACTTATAAACCAAACTTCCCATAATCAATGTAACTATTTTTTTTCATATATTACTTGACAAAAAAACAAATCTCTTACAAAACATATAGAAAATAGTTGCTTCATATCAACAGTTTCACATCAACAACAAACGGTACATAAGGTATCTGTTCAGATTATTGAATTTTTTCTCAGAAATTAAGTTTTATTCATCGCCTTTCCTGTTCAGGACAAGGCCCTCTTTAATAATGCCGTTTTTTTAAGGAAGGAGAATGGCCAGATGTCTTCCGATCACCTCGGGCCTGTTATGCTAAGAGTTGAGGATATCAGCATGTTTTTTGGCAAGGTGGCCGCCCTCTCCGGGGTCAGTTTTGACGTCCGACAGGGGGAGATCCATTCCATTATCGGTCCCAACGGGGCCGGTAAAACCGTTCTGCTCAATTGTATCAACGGACTGTATCACCCCCAAAAAGGGAAGATTTCCTTTGAGGAACAGGAGATCACCAAATTCACTCCCCATCATCGGGCCGAAATGGGTGTCTCGCGGACTTTTCAAAAAATCGAGCTGTTCCGGGGAATGACCGTTTTGGATAATATCCGGTTGGGCAGGCATATTCATTTGAAATCCGGGATCGTCAGCGGCACCATTTATTTTGGGAAAACGGCCCGGGAGGAGATCAAAACCCGTAAATTTATCGAAGAAGAGATCATCGACCTCCTGGAAATCGAATCGATCCGCAACAAAACCGTCGGCATGTTGCCTTACGGCCTGCAAAAGCGGGTGGAATTAGGCCGGGCCCTGGCCTTAAACCCCAAGTTGCTTCTCCTGGACGAACCCCTGGCCGGATTGAATCTGGAGGAGGTCGAGGACATGGCCCGGTTTATTCTCGATATTAACCTGGAAGAACGCTGGAAAGTTACCTGCATCCTGGTGGAACATGATATGGGGGTGGTGATGGACATCTCCGAGCGCATCTCCGTTCTCAATTTCGGTAATAAGATAACCACCGCCACCCCCACGGAGATACAGAATAATCCCCAGGTCATCGAGGCCTATCTGGGTGAGGAGGACTTATATGCCACGAGGAGATAAAGCCTATACCATCCCTTTTCAGATCACCGAAGACTTGACTTTGCCCAAGGTCCTGCTGGAAACCGCTAAAAAGTATGGGGATACCAAAGCAGCCATGCGGGAAAAGGAATTCGGGGTCTGGTGTCCCATCACCTGGAAAGACTATCTGGAAAACGTCAAACATATCGCCCTGGGTCTGGTCAGCCTGGGCCTGAAGCGGGAAGACAAGGTGGCTATGATCGGCGACAACCGTCCGGAGGGGTTATGGATGGAAATGGCCACCCTCTCCGTGGGCGGGATTGCCGTCTGGCTTTTTCAGGATTCCCTTATGGATGAAGTGGCCTACATCATCAACCATTCCGACGCTGCTTTCCTGGTGGGGGAAGGACAGGAAGAGGTGGACAAGGCCTTATCCATCCAGGATAAATGCCCCTACTTAAAAAGAATCATCTGGGATGATCCCAAGGGCATGCGGGACTATGATGATCCCATCCTGATCAGTCTGAAAGAGGTGATGCGGAAAGGGAAGGAACTGGATCAAAAAGACCCTGGCCTCTTTGAAAAGCTCGTGGCCCAGGGCAAGGCCAAGGATGTGGCTTTGCTTTTCTATACCTCCGGAACCACGGCCCTGCCCAAGGGGGTCCTTCTCTCCCACTATAATATGCTGACCATGGGCCAGAATCTGATGAAAGTCGACCCCTGCACTCCGGAAGACGATTTTGTTTCCTATCTGCCTTTTGCCTGGATCGGGGAACAGAT includes these proteins:
- the mtaB gene encoding tRNA (N(6)-L-threonylcarbamoyladenosine(37)-C(2))-methylthiotransferase MtaB: MKKPGKNNPPRVAVYTLGCKVNQFESACLEERFQDQGWEAVPFKEKADLYVINSCAVTAEAQRQSAQMVRQVIRNHPESLVVAAGCAAQIFPKEYEKIPGLDYITGTFKKLEAPFKLPLPGKRPFPHLLLTPESEHTIEAQFPRPAHRTRAFVRIQEGCNAQCSYCLVPRARGRSRSLPMKDVFSGVEVLAGQGIQELILTGIHLGQYGGDLSPATDLVSLLEVLLPGHPGIFIRLSSLEPQEVSPALLGLFKKYPNLCPHLHIPLQAGEDSLLKKMNRTYSTEFYGRLIRTVHREIPYAAIGADLIVGFPGEDESLFQKTLDFISGLPLSYLHIFPYSRRPGTPAADFPNPVPEKIKKERLRIVRALDREKRIAFMERCLGQIFSALVLQPGQEKGWVKALTGNYLTVSIPGRFKQNERVRVRVEKMDPAGGLVGKGV
- a CDS encoding cupin domain-containing protein — encoded protein: MEKILFPEMIEKLPDVDINFPGVKGKLFQGKEMQAVFFTLEGPADIPPHAHQAQWGVILEGEVEMTIDGQTRTLKQGDSYFIPTGAVHSAHVLFSMKALDFFSEPNRYQPKAI
- the mnmA gene encoding tRNA 2-thiouridine(34) synthase MnmA, with translation MKTVAVALSGGIDSALSAYLLKKEGYRVIGLHADFGFSPESPLPWLEKLCSFLDIPLEVLPLKEPFQQKVVDYFISEYTLGRTPNPCVVCNPTIKFGLMFQKALNLGADFFATGHYARIVPASWGEGLTIARGRDRGKDQSYFLHRLEAQNLPRILFPLGDWTKEEVKAFAREIGLPMNPKGESQDICFLPQEGYREFLLKQASLDLSRSGDVVDPEGKKLGTHRGLFAYTVGQRRGLGIPAAEPYYVIRLESDRNRLVIGNKKDLESAGCRLSDFHFLSRPPEIDGLKVSAQIRYRHKPAGAIIRIIDDRRADLHFEKPQKAVTPGQAAVVYLEDRLVGGGWIEETWKE
- a CDS encoding ABC transporter ATP-binding protein, with product MSSDHLGPVMLRVEDISMFFGKVAALSGVSFDVRQGEIHSIIGPNGAGKTVLLNCINGLYHPQKGKISFEEQEITKFTPHHRAEMGVSRTFQKIELFRGMTVLDNIRLGRHIHLKSGIVSGTIYFGKTAREEIKTRKFIEEEIIDLLEIESIRNKTVGMLPYGLQKRVELGRALALNPKLLLLDEPLAGLNLEEVEDMARFILDINLEERWKVTCILVEHDMGVVMDISERISVLNFGNKITTATPTEIQNNPQVIEAYLGEEDLYATRR
- a CDS encoding SDR family oxidoreductase gives rise to the protein MKKILVTGGAGFIGSHLCETLLGQGHDVVCLDNFFTGSKDNILHLRDNPHFEIIRHDIINPITLEVNEIYNLACPASPVHYQFNPVKTIKTNVMGTLNMLGLAKNIKARILQASTSEVYGDPSVHPQKETYWGNVNCIGPRGCYDEGKRVAETLMMDYHRQHAVDIRIVRIFNTYGPRMAVNDGRVVSNFIVQALRGEAITVYGEGQQTRSFCFISDLVRGLIAMMEQDGFIGPVNLGNPNEFTILTLAEKVKAMIGSKAPIVFKPLPQDDPIQRKPDIEKAWNHLNWVPGVQLDEGLEQAIRYFRNRLA
- a CDS encoding pyridoxal phosphate-dependent aminotransferase produces the protein MAIAQKIKGYMENSSWIRKLLVECARLIARHGAENVFDFSLGNPNLEPPAAVHQVLASIINQPQSGLHAYMANAGYVETRKAVAGFLSREHDLAFSENEVIMTCGAAGALNVLLKALLDPGDELIVLAPYFVEYLFYTDNFQGVPRVVQTGPDFSIDIKAIEQALNPRTKAILINSPNNPTGKVYDETSLKKLGELLEGYGQKQGQVIYLISDEPYRKIVYDQVQVPSIFQAYRQSISVTSYSKDLSLPGERIGYLAIHPQAPDREELMAAATFTNRILGFVNAPALMQRLLPAVQGLTVDIGIYQKKRDLFYQGLTGAGYQLVKPEGAFYLFPQSPIPDDVAFVQALQEELILTVPGTGFGKPGYFRIAYCVPDQTIEKSLAGFEKVFKKFT
- a CDS encoding PAS domain S-box protein: MEKPAGKSKPDEGAHWIEEQDREIHRLREVERSLRRKNEHLTALHETSLGLIDRLDKEELLEAILHRAARLSGTENGFIYLLDPGDREMKMRVGMGFFRNQLGRRVKMGEGVGGKVWETNQPVLVNDYHHWKDRISDKSLDVLHSVVGIPLKDGERFHGVIGLASVSPDKIFQDEDLSFLRRFAELALVAIDKARLYADVRRELVERKLTEEILRESEERYRLLLTSSPDPIVVYTMNGTATYVNPAFEQTFGFSGEDIKGKQIDFVPPQNRLETRKAIKRMLSGKKIQLFETRRLTKDGRILDVQISSTVYKNRDGRPAGNIVILRDISAQKQAEQELKKYHDHLEDRVKERTAELAKINTQLKQEVEERKRAERALRKREVELKAQSHHLEEVNTALKVLLKKREEDKKELGENVLSNVKELISPYIDRVKKSRLNPNQQTLIDILESNLNNIISPFISKLSSKYFNFTSMEIKVANLVKEGKTNKDIAELLLLSKNTILFHRHNIRSKLKLKNKKINLRSHLLSYDE